In one Lentimicrobiaceae bacterium genomic region, the following are encoded:
- the clpP gene encoding ATP-dependent Clp endopeptidase proteolytic subunit ClpP — MNYFEEFKKYATLHSKINERHIDKYFSVNSNYISPTIIEERKLNIATMDVFSRLMMDRIIFLGAAIDDYVANIIQAQLLFLESVNSEQDIQIYINSPGGSVYAGLGIYDTMQYIRPDVSTVCTGMAASMAAVLLCAGAKGKRSALPHSRILIHQPMGGAQGQASDIEITAREILKLRDELYEIIANHTGQTFDKVEKDSDRDYWMTSQEAMEYGMIDEILGLKK, encoded by the coding sequence ATGAACTATTTTGAAGAATTTAAGAAGTATGCTACGCTGCACAGCAAAATCAACGAAAGGCATATTGACAAGTATTTTAGTGTAAATTCAAACTATATTTCTCCAACTATTATTGAGGAACGTAAGTTGAACATTGCGACAATGGATGTTTTTTCCAGATTAATGATGGACAGAATTATCTTTCTTGGAGCCGCAATCGACGATTACGTTGCAAATATAATTCAAGCTCAATTGTTGTTTTTAGAATCGGTTAATTCCGAACAAGACATACAAATATACATCAATAGTCCGGGTGGCTCGGTATATGCGGGCTTGGGAATTTACGATACAATGCAGTACATCAGACCCGATGTTTCAACCGTTTGCACAGGCATGGCAGCTTCAATGGCAGCAGTTTTGTTGTGTGCCGGAGCTAAAGGAAAAAGGTCGGCGTTGCCACACTCACGTATTTTAATACACCAACCTATGGGAGGTGCACAAGGACAGGCATCTGATATAGAAATAACAGCACGCGAAATTCTTAAACTTCGTGATGAACTGTACGAAATTATTGCCAATCACACGGGTCAGACTTTCGATAAAGTTGAAAAAGATTCTGACAGAGATTATTGGATGACTTCGCAAGAAGCAATGGAGTACGGTATGATTGACGAAATATTGGGATTAAAAAAATAA